From the Sphingomonas mesophila genome, one window contains:
- the ruvC gene encoding crossover junction endodeoxyribonuclease RuvC: MLILGLDPGLATTGWGLIRAEGNRLSHVANGQLKTLAAEPLPARLSHLASQLEALIADRAPAHAAVEEVFVNKNPQSTLKLGQARGVVLMIAARGGLDVAEYAARFIKKAVVGGGNADKAQVHYMVQRLLPGAAIAGPDAADALAVAITHAHHLASRRALGPL, translated from the coding sequence GTGCTGATCCTCGGCCTCGACCCCGGCCTGGCAACCACCGGCTGGGGCCTGATCCGCGCCGAGGGCAATCGCCTCAGCCACGTCGCCAACGGGCAGCTCAAGACGCTTGCCGCCGAGCCGCTGCCCGCCCGCCTGTCCCACCTCGCCAGCCAGCTCGAGGCGCTGATCGCCGACCGCGCCCCGGCCCACGCCGCGGTCGAGGAAGTGTTCGTCAACAAGAACCCGCAGTCGACCCTCAAGCTCGGCCAAGCCCGCGGCGTCGTCCTGATGATCGCCGCGCGCGGCGGGCTCGACGTCGCCGAATATGCCGCGCGCTTCATCAAGAAGGCGGTGGTCGGCGGCGGCAATGCCGACAAGGCGCAGGTCCACTACATGGTCCAGCGGTTGCTGCCCGGGGCCGCCATCGCCGGCCCCGACGCGGCCGATGCGCTGGCCGTCGCCATCACCCACGCCCATCACCTTGCCAGCCGCCGGGCGCTCGGACCCCTCTAG
- a CDS encoding DUF2312 domain-containing protein, with product MADGTVAADQLRLFIERIERLEEEKKGIADDIRDVYSEAKANGYDSKIMRMIVRLRKMESHTRQEQDALLETYRSALGLA from the coding sequence ATGGCGGACGGCACCGTCGCGGCGGATCAGCTGCGGCTGTTCATCGAGCGGATCGAGCGGCTCGAGGAGGAGAAGAAGGGCATCGCCGACGACATCCGCGACGTCTATTCGGAGGCCAAGGCCAATGGCTACGACAGCAAGATCATGCGCATGATCGTCCGCCTTCGGAAGATGGAAAGCCACACCCGCCAGGAGCAGGACGCACTGCTCGAGACCTATCGCTCGGCGCTCGGGCTCGCCTGA
- the ruvB gene encoding Holliday junction branch migration DNA helicase RuvB, whose protein sequence is MATDPARITTPERTAEDQDQALRPKSLDEFVGQKGARENLRIFVNAAKSRGEALDHVLFFGPPGLGKTTLAGILAREMGVGFRATSGPVIAKSGDLAALLTNLEDGDVLFIDEIHRLNPAVEEVLYPAMEDRALDLMIGEGPSARSVRIDLPRFTLVGATTRQGLLTTPLRDRFGIPIRLNFYSVDELEQVVRRAARLLGAPTSAEGEHEIARRSRGTPRIAGRLLRRVRDFAHAAGADTIDAAVADRALDRLEIDALGLDAMDRRYLTMIADLYGGGPVGIETLAAGLSEPRDTLEDVVEPYLIQLGLIARTARGRCLNGRGWTHLGLNPPAGSQSGLFDPESK, encoded by the coding sequence ATGGCCACGGATCCCGCCCGAATCACCACCCCCGAGCGTACCGCCGAGGACCAGGACCAGGCGCTCCGTCCGAAGAGCCTCGACGAGTTCGTCGGCCAGAAGGGGGCGCGCGAGAATCTGCGCATTTTCGTCAATGCCGCCAAGTCCCGCGGCGAGGCACTGGACCACGTCCTGTTCTTTGGCCCGCCGGGTCTCGGCAAGACCACGCTCGCCGGGATCCTCGCGCGCGAGATGGGCGTCGGCTTCCGCGCCACCTCGGGCCCGGTGATCGCCAAGTCGGGCGACCTCGCCGCTTTGCTCACCAACCTCGAGGACGGCGACGTGCTGTTCATCGATGAAATCCACCGCCTCAATCCGGCGGTCGAGGAAGTGCTCTATCCGGCGATGGAGGACCGCGCGCTCGACCTCATGATCGGCGAGGGTCCCTCGGCGCGCTCGGTACGCATCGACCTGCCGCGCTTTACCCTCGTCGGCGCGACCACCCGTCAGGGTCTGCTCACGACCCCGTTGCGCGACCGTTTCGGAATTCCGATCCGGCTCAACTTCTACTCGGTCGACGAGCTCGAGCAGGTCGTCCGCCGCGCCGCCCGGCTGCTCGGCGCGCCGACATCGGCCGAGGGCGAGCACGAGATCGCCCGGCGCTCGCGCGGCACTCCGCGCATCGCCGGCCGGCTGCTTCGCCGGGTGCGCGACTTCGCCCATGCCGCGGGAGCCGACACGATCGACGCTGCGGTCGCCGACCGGGCGCTCGACCGGCTCGAGATCGATGCCCTTGGGCTCGACGCGATGGACCGCCGCTACCTTACCATGATCGCCGATCTCTACGGCGGCGGCCCGGTCGGCATCGAGACCCTCGCCGCCGGCCTTAGCGAGCCGCGCGACACGCTCGAGGACGTCGTCGAACCCTATCTCATTCAGCTTGGCCTCATCGCCCGCACGGCACGCGGGCGCTGCCTCAACGGGCGCGGCTGGACCCATCTCGGCCTCAACCCGCCCGCCGGCAGCCAGTCAGGATTGTTCGATCCGGAGTCCAAATGA
- the pyk gene encoding pyruvate kinase has translation MTTPFQPRARKVRILATLGPASSSPEMIRKLHEAGADAFRINMSHGDQASKVALFEAIRALEQEQRRPTTILVDLQGPKLRVGDFKGGAAMLAAGEAFALDRKETAGTAARVGLPHPELFAAVAEGDQLLINDGKIRLRVEQAGDERIDTRVEVGGRISDHKGVNLPGVVVPIPALTDKDRSDLQFALDQGADWIALSFVQRAADVAEARELIGGRAGLLVKIEKPSAIEHLDEILELADAVMVARGDLGVELPPEEVPRAQNRIVAEARRLGKPVVVATQMLESMITAPTPTRAEVSDVANAMYDGADAVMLSAESAAGDYPVEAVAMMDRIGRSVETDPIYYERVHFTETPAEATTADALSESAAQIVNIIGARAMACYTSSGSTARRIARERPPVPILVMTASLAVARRQGLLWGAHAVHTRDVRSFEEMVEKAKRMALRHRIVAGGERMVVMAGVPFGKSGSTNVIHVVTLTGDELQRHRG, from the coding sequence GTGACCACCCCATTCCAGCCCCGCGCGCGCAAGGTGCGCATCCTCGCCACACTCGGGCCGGCGAGCAGCAGCCCGGAGATGATCCGTAAGCTCCACGAGGCCGGCGCGGACGCGTTCCGGATCAACATGAGCCATGGCGACCAGGCGTCGAAGGTCGCGCTGTTCGAGGCGATTCGCGCGCTCGAGCAGGAGCAGCGGCGGCCGACCACGATCCTGGTCGATTTGCAGGGGCCGAAGCTCAGGGTCGGCGACTTCAAGGGCGGCGCGGCGATGCTCGCGGCAGGCGAGGCGTTCGCGCTCGACCGCAAGGAAACGGCCGGGACCGCGGCGCGGGTCGGCCTGCCGCATCCGGAACTGTTCGCGGCGGTGGCCGAGGGCGACCAATTGCTGATCAACGACGGCAAGATCCGGCTTCGGGTCGAGCAGGCCGGAGACGAGCGGATCGACACCAGGGTCGAGGTCGGCGGGCGCATTTCCGACCACAAGGGAGTCAATTTACCGGGCGTGGTGGTGCCGATCCCGGCGCTGACCGACAAGGACCGTAGCGATTTGCAGTTCGCGCTCGACCAAGGGGCCGACTGGATCGCGCTGAGCTTCGTCCAGCGCGCGGCCGACGTCGCCGAAGCGCGCGAGCTGATCGGCGGGCGCGCCGGGCTGCTGGTCAAGATCGAGAAGCCGAGCGCGATCGAGCATCTGGACGAGATCCTCGAGCTGGCCGACGCGGTGATGGTCGCGCGCGGCGACCTCGGCGTTGAGCTTCCGCCCGAGGAGGTGCCGCGCGCGCAGAACCGGATCGTCGCCGAGGCGCGGCGGCTCGGCAAGCCGGTGGTGGTGGCGACGCAGATGCTCGAATCGATGATCACCGCGCCGACCCCGACCCGCGCCGAAGTCAGCGACGTCGCCAATGCGATGTACGACGGGGCGGATGCAGTGATGCTGTCGGCGGAAAGCGCGGCGGGCGACTATCCGGTCGAGGCGGTGGCGATGATGGACCGCATCGGGCGAAGCGTCGAGACCGACCCGATCTATTACGAGCGGGTCCATTTCACCGAGACTCCGGCCGAGGCGACCACCGCCGACGCGCTGAGCGAGAGCGCGGCGCAGATCGTCAACATCATCGGGGCGCGGGCGATGGCCTGCTACACCTCAAGCGGCTCGACCGCGCGCAGGATCGCACGTGAGCGGCCGCCGGTGCCGATCCTGGTGATGACCGCGAGCCTGGCAGTGGCGCGGCGGCAGGGGCTGCTGTGGGGCGCGCACGCGGTCCACACGCGCGATGTGCGGAGCTTCGAGGAGATGGTCGAAAAGGCGAAGCGGATGGCGCTCCGGCACCGGATCGTTGCCGGCGGCGAGCGCATGGTGGTGATGGCCGGCGTGCCGTTCGGAAAGTCGGGCAGCACCAATGTGATTCATGTGGTGACGCTGACGGGGGACGAGTTGCAGCGGCATCGGGGGTGA
- a CDS encoding histidine phosphatase family protein: MLTSRGFNAMAERQHWPERLWLIRHGQSQGNVARDLAHEAGHSVIDLDLRDVDVPLSELGHSQAEATGRWFAALPEHEKPEVLLASPYVRARQTAEAICKAGGLAGGSKPTVLDERLREREFGVFDGLTTIGIREKYPEEAAHRAKMGKFYHRPPGGESWADVILRLRSMLNTINLHYADKRVAVVAHQVVVLCMRYILDELTEGQILAIDKQAEILNCGICAYDFEPNHLSLCVPKLVLWNHGAPMEQEGTPKTAEPDAMTGSR; this comes from the coding sequence ATGCTGACCAGCAGGGGATTTAACGCAATGGCCGAGCGCCAGCACTGGCCCGAACGATTATGGCTCATCCGCCACGGCCAGAGCCAGGGCAATGTCGCACGCGACCTCGCGCACGAGGCCGGGCACAGCGTGATCGATCTCGACCTGCGCGACGTCGACGTGCCGTTGAGCGAGCTCGGCCACAGCCAGGCCGAGGCAACCGGCCGCTGGTTCGCCGCTTTGCCTGAGCATGAGAAACCCGAAGTGCTGCTCGCCAGCCCCTACGTCCGCGCGCGCCAGACCGCCGAGGCGATCTGCAAGGCTGGCGGGCTGGCCGGCGGCTCCAAGCCGACCGTGCTCGACGAGCGGCTGCGCGAGCGCGAGTTCGGCGTGTTCGACGGCCTCACCACCATCGGCATCAGGGAAAAATATCCCGAGGAAGCCGCGCACCGCGCCAAGATGGGCAAATTCTACCATCGCCCGCCCGGCGGCGAGAGCTGGGCCGACGTCATCCTGCGCCTGCGCTCGATGCTCAACACGATCAATCTCCACTATGCCGACAAGCGCGTCGCGGTGGTCGCGCACCAAGTCGTCGTGCTGTGCATGCGCTACATCCTCGACGAGCTGACCGAGGGCCAGATCCTCGCCATCGACAAGCAGGCCGAGATCCTCAACTGCGGCATTTGCGCCTACGATTTCGAGCCCAATCACCTGTCGCTGTGCGTGCCCAAGCTGGTGCTGTGGAACCACGGTGCGCCGATGGAGCAGGAGGGCACGCCCAAGACCGCCGAGCCCGACGCCATGACCGGATCGCGATGA
- a CDS encoding NAD(P)H-hydrate dehydratase yields MTRPRALDAAELKRHPLPGHKDGDKDSHGQILIIAGSRDVPGGPLLTAHAAMRSGAGKLQLAAPDDIAVPLGIAMPEAMVVGFATARDGGFAARAVDSLIDKAERADAIVAGPAMTANAATAKLAARLVGLGKPLALDAALLHLLPEFDSRSRAARIPPVLLPHAGEMASLLGCAAEEVEANPLGCGQTCAKRYGAMVLVKGAESHIVAPDGAAWKYRGGGPGLGVSGSGDVLAGIAGGLLARGADPLTALLWSVWLHGEAGRALAEKVAPLGFLARELPGEVPALLASSFRA; encoded by the coding sequence ATGACCCGCCCGCGCGCACTCGACGCGGCCGAGCTCAAGCGCCACCCGCTGCCCGGGCACAAGGATGGCGACAAGGACAGCCACGGCCAGATATTGATCATCGCCGGCTCGCGCGACGTGCCCGGCGGCCCGCTGCTGACCGCCCACGCGGCGATGCGCTCCGGCGCCGGCAAGCTCCAGCTCGCAGCGCCCGACGACATCGCCGTCCCGCTCGGCATCGCCATGCCCGAGGCGATGGTGGTCGGCTTCGCCACCGCCCGCGACGGCGGCTTCGCGGCGCGCGCCGTCGACTCGTTGATCGACAAGGCCGAGCGCGCCGACGCCATCGTCGCCGGTCCGGCGATGACCGCCAATGCCGCCACCGCCAAGCTCGCCGCTCGGCTGGTCGGGCTCGGCAAGCCGCTCGCGCTCGACGCGGCCTTGCTCCACCTCCTGCCCGAATTCGACTCCAGGTCCCGCGCCGCGCGCATTCCGCCCGTGCTGCTGCCGCACGCGGGCGAAATGGCCAGCCTGCTCGGCTGCGCCGCCGAGGAGGTCGAGGCGAACCCGCTCGGCTGCGGTCAGACATGCGCCAAGCGCTATGGCGCGATGGTGCTGGTCAAGGGCGCCGAGAGCCACATCGTCGCGCCCGACGGCGCCGCCTGGAAATATCGCGGCGGCGGTCCTGGCCTGGGCGTGTCGGGCAGCGGCGACGTCCTCGCCGGGATCGCCGGCGGCCTGCTCGCGCGCGGCGCCGACCCGCTCACCGCCCTCCTATGGAGCGTCTGGCTCCACGGCGAAGCCGGCCGGGCCCTCGCCGAAAAAGTCGCCCCCCTCGGCTTCCTCGCCCGCGAACTGCCGGGCGAAGTGCCAGCGTTGCTTGCGTCGTCATTTCGAGCGTAG
- a CDS encoding YebC/PmpR family DNA-binding transcriptional regulator produces MAGHSKFKNIMHRKGAQDKKRSAMFSKLSREITVAAKMGLPDPEMNARLRAAVLAAKAQSMPKDNIQRSIDKASASDAENYEEIRYEGYGPSGTALIVEALTDNRNRTATNMRTIFSKNGGNLGASGSVAHGFDRMGLIEYGASAGDSDTVLEAAIEAGADDVESDDDGHQIWTAPDSLHEVAKALEAALGEAEAVKLAWRPQLKADVAGDDVATLMKLIDALEDDDDVQTVWGNYQISDDELAKLA; encoded by the coding sequence ATGGCCGGTCACAGCAAATTCAAGAACATCATGCACCGCAAGGGCGCTCAGGATAAGAAGCGCTCGGCGATGTTTTCCAAGCTGTCGCGCGAGATTACCGTCGCGGCCAAGATGGGCCTGCCCGATCCGGAGATGAACGCCCGGCTGCGCGCCGCCGTCCTCGCCGCCAAGGCGCAGTCGATGCCCAAGGACAATATCCAGCGCTCGATCGACAAGGCTTCGGCCAGCGACGCCGAGAATTACGAGGAGATCCGCTACGAGGGCTACGGCCCCAGCGGCACCGCGCTGATCGTCGAGGCGCTGACCGACAACCGCAACCGCACCGCCACCAATATGCGCACGATCTTCTCCAAGAACGGCGGCAATCTCGGCGCATCGGGCTCGGTCGCCCACGGCTTCGACCGCATGGGCCTGATCGAATATGGCGCCTCGGCGGGTGATTCCGACACCGTCCTCGAAGCGGCAATCGAGGCCGGCGCCGACGATGTCGAAAGCGACGACGACGGCCACCAGATCTGGACCGCCCCCGACTCGCTTCACGAGGTCGCCAAGGCGCTCGAGGCCGCGCTCGGCGAGGCCGAAGCGGTCAAGCTCGCCTGGCGCCCCCAGCTCAAGGCCGACGTCGCCGGCGACGACGTCGCCACGCTGATGAAGCTGATCGACGCCCTTGAGGACGACGACGACGTCCAGACCGTCTGGGGCAACTACCAGATCTCCGACGACGAACTGGCGAAACTGGCGTGA
- a CDS encoding glycosyltransferase family 1 protein, which translates to MILFPESQRELAARSRSASRRNDLLICFSHLRWDFVFQRPQHLMTRFGKTYRVLFFEEPIERAELPEPELDRRTVAPGVEVATPLLPPGLDDEARTRALRALVDHVVATDGRPAVAWYYTPMMVPFSFHLGAGCVVYDCMDELANFRFAPPELLALEQRLLDRADVVFTGGYSLYEAKRQRHGNVHPFPSSVDLAHFMKARSVDAQPADQADIPGPRFGFYGVIDERFDTALLDAVAAQRPDWSFVMLGPVVKISEDELPRRDNIHYLGGKTYEELPAYLGGWDVALMPFAINAATRFISPTKTPEYLAGGRPVVSTPIADVKRHYGNITGVRIARTPEQFLAACDAALELSRDTDRWLPEVDLLLSGQSWDITQARMAGLIDQVLAADTRRLQPQAATA; encoded by the coding sequence ATGATCCTGTTCCCCGAGAGCCAGCGCGAGCTGGCGGCCCGTTCCCGTTCTGCGTCCCGTCGAAACGACCTGCTCATCTGCTTTTCGCACCTGCGCTGGGATTTCGTCTTCCAGCGGCCGCAGCATCTCATGACTCGCTTCGGCAAGACCTATCGCGTGCTGTTCTTCGAGGAGCCGATCGAGCGGGCCGAGCTGCCCGAGCCCGAGCTCGATCGTCGCACCGTCGCTCCGGGGGTCGAGGTCGCCACCCCGCTTCTCCCGCCCGGCCTCGATGACGAGGCCCGCACCCGCGCCCTGCGCGCGTTGGTCGACCACGTCGTCGCCACCGACGGCCGCCCGGCGGTCGCCTGGTACTACACGCCGATGATGGTGCCCTTCTCGTTCCATCTCGGCGCCGGCTGCGTGGTCTACGATTGCATGGACGAGCTCGCCAACTTCCGTTTCGCCCCGCCCGAACTGCTCGCGCTCGAACAGCGCCTGCTCGACCGCGCCGACGTCGTCTTCACCGGCGGCTACAGCCTCTACGAGGCCAAGCGCCAGCGCCACGGCAACGTCCACCCCTTCCCCTCGTCGGTCGATCTCGCGCACTTCATGAAGGCGCGCTCGGTCGACGCGCAGCCCGCCGACCAGGCCGACATCCCCGGGCCGCGCTTCGGCTTCTACGGAGTGATCGACGAGCGCTTCGACACCGCTTTGCTCGATGCAGTCGCCGCCCAGCGGCCCGACTGGTCGTTCGTGATGCTCGGCCCGGTGGTCAAGATCAGCGAGGACGAGCTGCCTCGGCGCGACAACATCCATTACCTCGGCGGCAAGACCTATGAAGAGCTTCCAGCCTATCTAGGCGGCTGGGATGTCGCTTTGATGCCGTTCGCGATCAACGCCGCGACGCGCTTCATCTCGCCGACCAAGACCCCCGAATATCTTGCCGGCGGCCGGCCGGTGGTCTCGACCCCCATCGCCGACGTCAAGCGCCACTATGGCAACATCACCGGAGTCAGGATTGCCCGCACGCCCGAGCAATTCCTCGCCGCCTGCGATGCCGCGCTCGAGCTGTCGCGCGACACCGATCGCTGGCTGCCGGAGGTCGACCTGCTGCTTTCGGGCCAGAGCTGGGACATCACCCAGGCGCGCATGGCCGGCCTGATCGATCAGGTCCTCGCCGCCGACACCCGTCGCCTTCAGCCGCAGGCCGCCACCGCATGA
- a CDS encoding lytic murein transglycosylase — MSAQPLAGSAVARAMRRAIFLLPLLLAACQPATVRPAALADTPAATPLPAPLPPSTPPPPMPPIPGDSAWLLAQPEPPIRPTGDARVDAYRAELFADRAWGPVFRRLLADLTADPAIVAGYDRMRAIDEPAEYVRFYVTPERIAAGRKIYRSIGQGAARPTAGDGSPLELTVALWGALSDYGARRPEYDLLQALVVLRAHDRLRLDTAFPVHDAALLVLDRKVERAKLKGWDSGRMGDVQYSPDFYRRMARDGDGDGMADIWDNRHDILANLAIPVREEQAMLVIAVKPENFDRSDPGQSRIVEAMAQQRMTATYFKRWDGAPWPAAAIRWYGRYTEPFGKDGPAFLLMGAADPIAYRDPYRDYYEGNAERGFVLAVGLLAEAIAGRPIPDLATMR, encoded by the coding sequence GTGAGCGCGCAACCCCTCGCCGGTTCGGCGGTTGCCAGAGCGATGCGCCGAGCGATCTTCCTCCTGCCGCTGCTGCTGGCCGCCTGCCAGCCCGCCACCGTGCGCCCGGCCGCTCTGGCCGATACCCCTGCCGCGACCCCGCTGCCCGCCCCGCTCCCGCCCTCGACCCCGCCGCCGCCAATGCCGCCGATCCCGGGCGACTCCGCCTGGTTGCTGGCCCAGCCCGAGCCGCCAATCCGCCCGACCGGTGACGCGCGGGTCGACGCCTACCGCGCCGAACTGTTCGCCGACCGCGCCTGGGGTCCGGTGTTCCGCCGCCTGCTCGCCGACCTCACCGCCGACCCGGCGATCGTCGCCGGCTACGACCGCATGCGCGCGATCGACGAGCCGGCCGAATATGTCCGCTTCTACGTCACGCCCGAGCGGATCGCCGCCGGACGCAAGATCTACCGCAGCATCGGCCAAGGCGCCGCCCGCCCGACCGCCGGCGACGGCAGTCCGCTCGAGCTCACCGTCGCCTTGTGGGGAGCACTCTCCGACTACGGCGCCCGCCGCCCCGAATATGACCTGCTCCAGGCGCTGGTCGTGCTGCGCGCCCACGACCGCCTCCGCCTCGACACCGCCTTCCCGGTCCACGATGCCGCGCTGCTGGTGCTCGACCGGAAGGTCGAGCGCGCCAAGCTCAAAGGCTGGGACAGCGGCCGCATGGGCGACGTCCAATATTCGCCCGATTTCTATCGCCGCATGGCGCGCGACGGCGACGGCGACGGAATGGCCGACATCTGGGACAACCGGCACGATATCCTTGCCAATCTCGCCATCCCGGTGCGCGAGGAGCAGGCGATGCTGGTCATCGCGGTCAAGCCCGAGAACTTCGACCGCTCCGACCCCGGCCAGTCGCGGATCGTCGAAGCGATGGCGCAGCAGCGCATGACGGCGACCTATTTCAAGCGCTGGGACGGCGCGCCGTGGCCGGCCGCGGCGATCCGCTGGTACGGCCGCTATACCGAGCCGTTCGGAAAGGACGGCCCGGCTTTCCTGCTGATGGGCGCGGCCGATCCGATCGCCTACCGCGACCCCTATCGCGATTATTACGAGGGCAATGCCGAGCGCGGCTTCGTCCTCGCCGTCGGCCTGCTCGCCGAAGCTATCGCCGGCCGCCCCATCCCCGACCTCGCGACCATGCGCTGA
- the ruvA gene encoding Holliday junction branch migration protein RuvA, translating to MIARLAGTLVETTADGATVDVGGVGYQLLASARTLDALGPIGGSVVLLTELQVREDGWTLFAFGSPGERATFRLLTSVQGVGGRVALALLSILTPEELAAAVSRGDKAMVGRANGVGPKLAARIVNELAGKIGSPALAGSAGASAPRGGPAHDALSALANLGFKPAEASAAVAAASEELGPDATLDALVRLALRKAAK from the coding sequence ATGATCGCACGGCTCGCCGGGACCCTCGTCGAAACCACCGCCGACGGCGCCACCGTCGATGTCGGCGGGGTCGGCTATCAGCTGCTCGCCAGCGCGCGCACGCTCGACGCGCTCGGGCCGATCGGCGGTTCGGTCGTCCTGCTGACCGAGCTCCAGGTGCGCGAGGACGGCTGGACGTTGTTCGCCTTCGGCTCCCCCGGCGAGCGCGCCACCTTCCGCCTGCTGACCTCGGTCCAGGGCGTCGGCGGCCGGGTCGCCCTCGCCCTGCTCTCGATCCTGACGCCCGAGGAACTGGCCGCTGCCGTTTCGCGCGGCGACAAGGCGATGGTCGGCCGGGCCAACGGAGTCGGCCCCAAGCTCGCCGCACGGATCGTCAACGAGCTCGCCGGCAAGATCGGCAGTCCCGCCCTCGCCGGTTCGGCCGGAGCTTCGGCGCCGCGCGGCGGCCCCGCCCACGACGCTTTGTCGGCGCTCGCCAATCTCGGCTTCAAGCCCGCCGAGGCCAGCGCCGCGGTCGCCGCCGCGAGCGAGGAGCTCGGCCCCGACGCCACCCTCGACGCGCTGGTCCGCCTCGCGCTGCGCAAGGCGGCGAAGTGA
- the glf gene encoding UDP-galactopyranose mutase produces MSERYDYLIVGAGFAGSVLAERLASQHGARILLVDRRDHIGGNAYDERNDAGILYHKYGPHIFHTNSQAVVDYLSQFTKWRPYEHRVLAAVRGKQVPIPINRTTLNRLFDLDLETDDDAAAYLASRAEPVAEIRTSEDVVVNAVGRELYELFFRGYTRKQWALDPSELDKSVTARIPTRTNTDDRYFTDSFQAMPADGYTAMFEKMLANPLIERRLGTDYREVRDLVDYDHLIYTGPIDEYFDHRFGKLPYRSLKFDHRTLEQERFQPTGTVNYPAEDVPYTRISEYKHLTGQKAPVTTITYEYPAAEGDPYYPIPRPENQALFKRYEALGDATEGVTFVGRLATYRYYNMDQIVGQALATFRRLEEARRGLAATAEAA; encoded by the coding sequence ATGAGCGAGCGCTACGACTATCTGATCGTCGGCGCGGGTTTTGCCGGCTCGGTGCTCGCCGAGCGGCTGGCGAGCCAGCACGGCGCCCGAATCCTGCTCGTCGACCGCCGCGACCACATCGGCGGCAACGCCTATGACGAGCGCAACGACGCCGGCATCCTCTACCACAAATACGGCCCGCACATCTTCCACACCAACAGCCAGGCGGTGGTCGATTACCTGTCGCAATTCACCAAATGGCGCCCGTACGAACACCGCGTGCTCGCCGCCGTGCGCGGCAAGCAGGTGCCGATCCCGATCAATCGCACCACGCTCAATCGCCTGTTCGATCTCGACCTTGAGACCGACGACGATGCCGCGGCCTATCTCGCGTCGCGCGCCGAGCCGGTCGCCGAGATCCGCACCTCCGAGGATGTCGTCGTCAACGCCGTCGGCCGCGAGCTCTACGAATTGTTCTTCCGCGGCTACACCCGCAAGCAATGGGCGCTCGACCCGAGCGAGCTCGACAAGTCGGTCACCGCGCGCATCCCGACCCGCACCAACACCGACGACCGCTATTTTACCGACAGCTTCCAGGCGATGCCGGCCGACGGCTACACCGCGATGTTCGAAAAGATGCTCGCCAACCCGCTGATCGAGCGCCGGCTGGGCACCGATTATCGCGAGGTGCGCGACCTGGTCGACTACGATCACCTAATTTACACCGGCCCGATCGACGAATATTTTGACCACCGCTTCGGTAAACTGCCCTATCGCAGCCTCAAGTTCGATCACCGGACGCTCGAGCAGGAGCGCTTCCAGCCGACCGGCACGGTCAACTATCCGGCCGAGGACGTCCCCTACACCCGGATCAGCGAGTACAAGCATCTGACCGGCCAGAAGGCGCCGGTCACCACCATCACCTACGAATATCCCGCGGCCGAGGGGGACCCTTATTATCCGATCCCGCGGCCCGAGAACCAGGCGCTGTTCAAGCGCTACGAAGCGCTCGGCGATGCGACCGAGGGGGTCACCTTCGTCGGCCGCCTCGCCACCTACCGCTATTACAACATGGACCAGATCGTCGGTCAGGCGCTCGCCACCTTCCGCCGGCTGGAGGAGGCGCGCCGGGGTCTGGCGGCGACCGCCGAGGCCGCCTAA